One window from the genome of Garra rufa chromosome 1, GarRuf1.0, whole genome shotgun sequence encodes:
- the col1a1a gene encoding collagen, type I, alpha 1a → MFSFVDIRLALLLSATVLLARGQGEDDRTGGSCTLDGQVYNDRDVWKPEPCQICVCDSGTVMCDEVICEDTTDCPNPVIPHDECCPVCPDDEFQEPSVEGPRGPTGAKGDRGLPGPPGNDGIPGQPGLPGPPGPPGPPGLGGNFSPQMSGGFDEKSGGAMAVPGPMGPMGPRGPPGPPGSPGPQGFTGPPGEPGEAGAPGAMGPRGAAGPPGKNGEDGESGKPGRPGERGPPGPQGARGFPGTPGLPGIKGHRGFSGLDGAKGDTGPAGPKGEAGAPGENGTPGAMGPRGLPGERGRAGPPGSAGARGNDGAAGAAGPPGPTGPAGPPGFPGGPGAKGEVGAQGARGAEGPQGARGEPGNPGPAGAAGPAGNNGNDGAPGAKGAPGAAGIAGAPGFPGPRGPPGPSGAAGAPGPKGNTGEVGAPGSKGEAGAKGEAGAQGVQGPPGPPGEEGKRGPRGESGAAGARGPPGERGAPGARGFPGADGSSGPKGATGERGGPGVVGPKGATGEPGRNGEPGMPGSKGMTGSPGSPGPDGKTGPAGSSGQDGRPGPPGPVGARGQPGVMGFPGPKGAAGEAGKPGERGVMGAVGATGAPGKDGDVGAPGAPGPAGPAGERGEQGPGGPPGFQGLPGPQGATGEPGKSGEQGLPGEAGAPGPSGSRGDRGFPGERGAPGPAGPAGARGSPGSAGNDGAKGDAGAPGASGAQGPPGLQGMPGERGAAGLPGLKGDRGDQGAKGTDGAPGKDGIRGMTGPIGPPGPAGAPGDKGETGAPGLVGPNGARGPPGERGENGPPGPAGFAGPPGADGLPGAKGEPGDNGAKGDAGLPGPAGATGAPGPQGPVGSTGPKGARGAAGPPGATGFPGAAGRVGPPGPAGNAGPPGPPGVPGKEGQKGNRGETGPAGRTGEVGAAGPPGAPGEKGAPGAEGSPGSSGIPGPQGIAGQRGIVGLPGQRGERGFPGLSGPSGEPGKQGPSGSSGERGPPGPMGPPGLAGPPGEPGREGTPGNEGSAGRDGAPGPKGDRGESGAAGTPGAPGPPGAPGPLGPAGKTGDRGESGPAGPSGPAGPAGPRGPSGPSGARGDKGETGEAGERGMKGHRGFTGMQGPPGPPGPSGEPGPAGASGPAGPRGPAGSAGSSGKDGMSGLPGPIGPPGPRGRSGEIGPSGPPGPPGPPGPPGPSGGGFDIGFIAQPQEKAPDPFRSYRADDANVMRDRDLEVDTTLKSLSQQLESIISPDGTKKNPARTCRDLKMCHPDWKSGEYWIDPDQGCNQDAIKVYCNMETGETCVYPAESSIPKKNWYTSKNIKEKKHVWFGEAMTDGFQFEYGSEGSKPGDVNIQLTFLRLMSTEASQNITYHCKNSIAYMDQASGNLKKALLLQGSNEIEIRAEGNSRFTYSVTEDGCTSHTGAWGKTVIDYKTTKTSRLPIIDIAPMDVGAPNQEFGIEVGPVCFL, encoded by the exons ATGTTCAGCTTTGTGGATATTCGGTTGGCGCTGCTGCTCAGCGCAACGGTGCTTTTGGCAAGAGGACAAGGCGAGGATGATC GCACAGGTGGCAGCTGCACATTGGACGGACAGGTCTACAATGACAGGGACGTCTGGAAACCAGAGCCATGCCAAATCTGCGTGTGCGACAGCGGCACCGTTATGTGCGACGAGGTGATCTGCGAGGACACGACCGACTGCCCCAACCCAGTGATTCCCCACGACGAGTGCTGCCCCGTCTGCCCAGACGACG AATTCCAAGAGCCCAGTGTTGAG GGACCAAGAGGTCCTACTGGTGCTAAGGGTGACAGG GGTCTTCCTGGTCCTCCTGGCAATGACGGAATCCCTGGACAGCCTGGTCTTCCTGGACCTCCAGGCCCCCCTGGACCTCCTGGCCTTGGTGGA AACTTTTCTCCTCAGATGTCTGGTGGATTTGATGAGAAATCCGGAGGAGCAATGGCCGTCCCAGGCCCCATG GGACCTATGGGCCCCCGTGGACCCCCTGGGCCTCCTGGATCTCCT GGACCCCAAGGATTTACTGGTCCCCCTGGTGAGCCTGGTGAGGCTGGTGCTCCT GGCGCAATGGGTCCCCGTGGTGCAGCTGGTCCCCCTGGAAAGAACGGAGAGGAT GGTGAATCTGGCAAACCCGGTCGCCCTGGTGAGCGCGGACCCCCTGGCCCACAG GGTGCTCGTGGATTCCCCGGAACCCCTGGACTTCCAGGCATCAAGGGACACAGA GGATTCAGTGGTCTAGATGGAGCTAAGGGAGATACTGGCCCTGCTGGACCTAAG GGTGAGGCTGGTGCACCTGGCGAGAACGGAACTCCTGGAGCTATG GGTCCTCGTGGTCTGCCTGGCGAGAGAGGCCGTGCAGGTCCTCCTGGTTCTGCT GGTGCTCGTGGTAATGATGGTGCTGCTGGAGCTGCTGGTCCTCCT GGCCCAACTGGCCCTGCTGGTCCCCCAGGATTCCCTGGTGGCCCTGGagctaag GGAGAGGTTGGTGCTCAGGGAGCCCGTGGTGCAGAGGGACCCCAGGGAGCCCGTGGTGAGCCTGGTAACCCTGGACCTGCTGGTGCTGCTGGACCCGCT GGTAACAACGGAAATGATGGTGCCCCTGGTGCCAAGGGTGCTCCT GGCGCTGCTGGTATTGCTGGTGCTCCTGGCTTCCCTGGACCCCGTGGTCCTCCTGGACCTTCTGGAGCTGCTGGTGCTCCTGGCCCCAAGGGTAACACT GGTGAGGTCGGTGCCCCTGGTTCTAAAGGAGAGGCTGGTGCTAAGGGAGAGGCT GGTGCCCAAGGAGTTCAGGGTCCCCCTGGCCCCCCTGGTGAGGAAGGCAAGAGAGGACCTCGTGGTGAGTCTGGTGCTGCCGGTGCCCGTGGACCCCCTGGCGAGCGT GGTGCTCCTGGTGCTCGTGGTTTCCCTGGTGCTGATGGATCTTCAGGTCCCAAG GGCGCCACTGGTGAGCGTGGAGGCCCTGGAGTTGTTGGACCTAAGGGTGCCACTGGTGAGCCTGGCCGCAATGGTGAACCTGGTATGCCAGGATCCAAG GGTATGACTGGTAGCCCTGGCAGCCCTGGACCTGACGGAAAGACCGGACCTGCT GGTTCTTCtggacaagatggccgccctggACCACCTGGCCCCGTTGGAGCCAGAGGACAGCCTGGTGTCATGGGATTCCCTGGACCTAAGGGTGCTGCT GGTGAGGCTGGCAAACCTGGTGAGAGAGGTGTGATGGGTGCTGTTGGTGCCACT GGCGCTCCCGGTAAGGATGGTGATGTTGGTGCTCCTGGTGCTCCCGGACCTGCT GGGCCTGCTGGTGAGAGAGGTGAACAGGGACCTGGTGGTCCTCCAGGATTCCAG GGATTGCCAGGACCTCAGGGTGCTACTGGTGAGCCCGGCAAGTCTGGTGAGCAG GGTCTTCCTGGAGAGGCTGGAGCTCCTGGACCTTCTGGATCTAGA GGTGACAGAGGATTCCCTGGTGAGCGTGGTGCCCCTGGCCCTGCTGGTCCTGCTGGTGCCCGTGGTTCTCCTGGTTCAGCTGGTAACGATGGTGCCAAG GGAGATGCTGGTGCCCCAGGTGCCTCTGGCGCTCAGGGTCCTCCTGGACTTCAAGGAATGCCCGGCGAGCGTGGTGCTGCTGGTCTGCCAGGTCTTAAGGGTGACAGA GGTGACCAAGGTGCCAAGGGTACTGATGGTGCTCCTGGTAAAGATGGCATCCGTGGTATGACTGGACCAATTGGACCCCCTGGACCTGCTGGAGCTCCTGGTGACAAG GGAGAGACTGGTGCTCCTGGACTTGTTGGACCTAATGGTGCCCGTGGACCACCT GGTGAGCGTGGAGAGAATGGTCCTCCCGGACCTGCTGGATTCGCTGGACCTCCT GGTGCTGATGGTCTGCCTGGTGCTAAGGGAGAGCCTGGAGACAATGGTGCTAAGGGTGATGCTGGTCTTCCAGGACCTGCAGGAGCAACTGGTGCCCCCGGACCTCAG GGTCCTGTTGGATCTACTGGACCCAAGGGTGCCCGTGGTGCTGCTGGTCCTCCT gGTGCTACTGGCTTCCCTGGTGCTGCTGGCAGAGTCGGACCTCCTGGCCCTGCT GGAAATGCTGGTCCCCCTGGACCTCCTGGAGTCCCTGGTAAGGAGGGTCAGAAAGGTAACCGTGGTGAGACTGGACCTGCTGGACGCACTGGTGAAGTTGGTGCTGCTGGACCACCTGGTGCCCCTGGTGAGAAAGGAGCTCCTGGAGCTGAGGGTTCTCCC GGCTCTTCCGGTATCCCTGGACCTCAAGGTATTGCTGGTCAGCGTGGTATTGTTGGTCTCCCTGGACAAAGAGGCGAGCGTGGTTTCCCTGGTCTCTCCGGCCCATCT GGAGAGCCTGGCAAACAAGGACCATCTGGTTCCTCTGGTGAGCGTGGACCTCCTGGACCCATGGGACCCCCTGGATTGGCCGGACCTCCCGGTGAGCCTGGTCGTGAG GGCACTCCAGGTAATGAGGGTTCAGCTGGACGTGATGGTGCTCCTGGCCCCAAG GGTGACCGTGGTGAGTCTGGCGCTGCTGGCACTCCCGGTGCCCCTGGACCTCCTGGTGCTCCTGGACCCCTTGGCCCTGCTGGAAAGACTGGTGATCGTGGAGAGTCT ggTCCTGCTGGTCCTTCCGGTCCTGCTGGCCCTGCTGGTCCCCGTGGACCCTCT GGACCCTCTGGAGCTCGTGGAGACAAGGGTGAGACTGGTGAGGCTGGTGAGAGAGGAATGAAGGGACACAGAGGATTTACCGGAATGCAGGGACCCCCAGGACCTCCT GGACCCTCTGGAGAGCCTGGACCTGCTGGAGCTTCTGGACCCGCTGGACCTAga GGCCCTGCTGGATCTGCTGGATCCTCTGGAAAGGATGGAATGAGTGGACTTCCTGGACCCATTGGACCTCCTGGACCCCGTGGTCGCAGTGGAGAAATTGGACCATCT GGACCTCCTGGACCTCCCGGACCCCCTGGACCTCCTGGACCCTCTGGTGGTGGATTTGATATCGGCTTCATTGCCCAGCCACAGGAGAAGGCCCCTGATCCCTTCCGCTCATACCGTGCCGACGATGCCAACGTGATGCGCGACCGTGACCTCGAGGTTGACACCACCCTCAAGTCCCTGAGCCAACAGCTTGAGAGCATCATCAGCCCAGATGGCACCAAGAAGAACCCTGCCCGCACTTGCCGTGACCTGAAGATGTGCCACCCAGACTGGAAGAGCG GCGAGTACTGGATTGACCCTGACCAGGGCTGCAACCAGGATGCCATTAAGGTCTACTGCAACATGGAAACTGGCGAGACCTGCGTCTACCCAGCCGAGTCCTCCATCCCCAAGAAGAACTGGTACACAAGCAAGAACATCAAGGAGAAGAAGCACGTCTGGTTCGGAGAGGCCATGACCGATGGCTTCCAG TTCGAATATGGCAGCGAGGGCTCCAAGCCTGGTGATGTGAACATTCAGCTCACCTTCCTGCGCCTCATGTCCACTGAGGCATCCCAGAACATCACATACCACTGCAAGAACAGCATTGCATACATGGACCAGGCTTCTGGCAACCTGAAGAAGGCTCTTCTGCTCCAGGGCTCCAACGAGATCGAGATCAGAGCAGAGGGCAACAGCCGCTTCACATACAGTGTCACTGAGGATGGTTGCACG TCGCACACCGGTGCATGGGGCAAGACAGTCATCGACTACAAAACAACGAAAACATCCCGTCTGCCTATTATTGACATCGCCCCTATGGACGTTGGTGCACCTAATCAGGAATTTGGCATTGAAGTTGGCCCAGTCTGCTTCTTGTAA